The DNA segment ATgagataattacgatatatagcgcaggaattacggcaTATATTGTAGTTTATGCGATATAATTTTCTCAGTGTGTAACATATAAGTCATATGTAAAAAAGAACGCACTGAAATACATTTTGATGTGATTAATTATTTAGCTCAGCAGCAACAAAAAGCTATTTGGACATGACACAATGTGGacttattaaaattaacttttttttagagtcAAAATGAgacatgtttaataaattttgtaattaaagtatttataaagtcaatttttattaaatacttaaGTTATAGAAGCTATGTTCAATTACagactttttataaatatagaaaaccctacttttaaggtaattttacaatttgattATGCTTTCAAATTGTCGTATAACTCCAACTGGCGatgtacaactttaaaataaaatgtaccgTTCAAACTAAAAACTCTGCCTTTCTTCAGTGCTACCGATAgaatcggtacgacagagacctatattatcggaatgacagagctgaTAAGCGATCCTAATCTCAAAATAGTACACAtgcagaacatttttatttagccgCTGAACTATCTGAATTGTATGAAACAAAGATCAGTCATTCctactttttcttgtaaaaaagatATTAGCTTTCCTTGGTAGAGATGCACAGATATCATATTGAGCTCTTTTATATCTGATATTATAGCGTAAATTGCGTGTTTTATTCACCTTTAGGGCCATCAGAGTATCTAAATCTGATCGATCCACGTTTACCcactgtttaattttgatatcTTCTACCAAATTTTCGACGTAGGCTCTTTCTGGACTTTTCGGACATTCATTCAAATAACACGCTATTTGTGTAGGATTACAAATCGACTGGGCTATACAATGCTTGACGGTTAGAAATAGTAGAGAATTAGAATGTGTCAATTGTTTTATATTCCCACCAATAAACATAAGTTTAGCGTTCTGATGGGGAATGCAGACGCAAACGTTGtggtttgaaaatccaatagTTTCCACAAGAAAAGCGACCTTAAAAAGTTCATACATCTCTCTCAAGCCAtataaaactaaactttttttaacgtttattttctCTCCGTTTACTTTTACGGATACAAAAACATTTTTCCCTGGCATGATACGACTATTATCATCatgattataaaaatcttttatgtACAACACCCGTTTTATTCTGACAAAGTTGTTCCCGCTTCGGTGTCTGAAGAAGACAGAAACCCTATTGAATTGATTAATTCTATAGCCGTACAATCCATGCGACCAGAAGAATTAAAAACGGATCGAATCTTTCTGATTGTCCAACTGTTCagcaaaatggttaaaattgtgatttgtcttcttttgtttaattcagctatttcaaaaaatttcttcaaatgaattacaatttcatcattttcatgaACTATGTCCCATTCCAGCTAAGTCCCATTCCATGAAGAAAATTCTTGTTATCACTTAACATGGACTCCGCACCTACTGCTTTTCTCCGTTTTTTCTagcataaaaattcgttttatggaCAAAGCAAAATATAAATCCGAAAATGAATTGACCTCAATACTTTCTAGTAATAGTATTTATGACTTTTAAGCTGAATATCGCAACAAAATTTacgtttgaacatttttttcccaGGTCCTAAATATgaagttaaacatttatttatcctttttgttgttTGTTATTTGCTAAATAGGCATACATAATGAATAAAACCATCATAAATACAGAAACTTAAGAGGTTATATTAATTTAAACTGCATTTAAGGCTAGAAAGGAGAATCTTTTCTGATTAGAGTTTCGAGAAAGACTGATTTAAAGCCTGTATTTTAACTGATCCtatttaaaaattaccaaattgtCATGGttgcacaaaaatttaaataaccatCTGCGTTCACAAAAACGCAACTCACGATGAGCGATAATATCGAAGTTGTTTGTTATTATCAATTGGAACGAAGCATCTTACATAACATGGGTgactattattataattttcgtgACCAGCTCGCATGTCTTTCGAGTTTTCTTTCTTAAGaatgataatataaaaagttctcaaaattgaaaactttcggactgaaaattggataatttagttaggaattcaattagaaatttcgaaaatcaaaaatagtatattaaatCGCATATACGGTTAGGCACGTCTTTACCCGGGGGAGGTCAACGGTCGCTGGGTCCCAGCTGTCTCCCGGTTCTTTCGGTTTTTTTTTGGAACAACAGTGAATAACATCAACATTTACGCTAATCGTGCGCTGTGTTTTTATTTACGCTTACTTTGTTAATATATTCGTGAGGGGTTTTCAAAACatgttccaaaatttaaattttgctgtaatataaaaactcaattacttCCATTCTCATTCTTTCTACTGCTAATCCAAATTAATTAGCTAATTTCGATTACAACATTTTCATCTAATTGTAGGAGGGTAACAGCAAGATGTCGAAAGTTTACTCTGCACTAGAGATTTCTCGCCATAATTGTGAAAAAGATATATGGATTGTTATTGATGGAGGCGTCTATGATTTGACAAAATTCCTGAAAGAGCATCCAGGCGGTGAGGAGGTACTCTTAAACTTAGCAGGACAGGATGGAACGAAATGCTTTGCCGAAATTGGTCACTCAGGGGAGGCTACAGCTCTtagagaaacttttaaaatcggAGTTATCTCTTATCTGCCTAGCATCACTCCAGGAACGATTGAAACAACAACGTTGCCAATTTCAGACGACGACGGAGACGATGACAAGGACTGGAAATATGAAGAACCCACGAAGGAATCTTCACCATATTTACCGATATTTATCTCAATCAGCATTCTCATGTATGCTATTATCCTGtactatttaatatattaaaaagtaataatttaattatcgaCCCACATCTTACATTTGAAACCAGGTTTATAGTATAACACCCACCATTGAATCccacgaaatattttgaaattccgtaaaatgCTAAAGTGCTATGAAATACTTTGATATACATTATAATCGTTCAAAGCCCCTGAAACCATTTGAAAAAGCctgtgaaacttttaaaaaatgtgaattgtaTTCGAAATCCTTGGAGATTCTTGGAAACCCGTAAATCCTTGGAAGTatcttaaaattcgttaaaatagtTAAGATCCggtaaagttatttaaaattacaaaaaaatccatgaaacttcccttaaaatcttccttCAGATGGATTAAGAGACCACAGAAATCTTAATTCTATTCGTACTAAATCtactaaagtttaaataaattgcacggaattctttgaaatccctaaatATCTTTGGAATGCcgttaaaatttttgagactttgAAATCCGATGAAAACtcttaaaatcccctgaaatttttacaaacttatacatcatcttaaaagcttttcaaatccCGTGAAGTACTTGAAATTATATGAAGTACGAAGAAACATTGAAAACCTTAAAgccctttaaaattccttgactctccctgaaactccttcaaattttttagaaaccgTTTAAAGCACCAGAAGTTtcgtaacaaattaaaaatgttatgatctttttttcatttacaaaactGTAGGCAAAGCTTGGGTCCAAAGAAATTTCTGATACAGGTCCTGAGAAATTGATTAAGTCACAAAGAACACAGTAATTACATAATTATTACTCTTTTATGCCTACGTGACGCATCTTTTCAAGAAGCCGCAATCTACATagaggaaataaaaagaattaaaatgatttaaaaaaatcaaaatttgggtGTTCCATTTGGTATTTAAGATGTTTGACAAtcaataaaacagaaaaattaatctcACTACGAACATAGTAAATAGAACAGCTAATCTGCTGCCCAATGGGTAATAATGACTTTGAAAACTGCAAggaagtaactaaaactctatcTCTGTACAAGTCAATGTATCTAAGCAGAAGCGAGCATAATAATCAAGTGCAGCTGGAGTAGGGGCCATGACAAGGAAGATGGATAAATCTACTTCGCAATTTATTACTGTGCAGTGTGAGCGAGTCCAGATACGAGAGGTGACTCGTTTGAGATTATTTGTCGAGATTTTGATACCTTCCCGGCCAGTTGGGTCCAGGAGGTAACCTTCTGTTGGTGATGAAGTTCGTTGAGAACTATCACCTCCTGATGACGAGGTTCGTGAGGTCTCAGCGACTCCTGTCGACCGTTCGGAATTAGGACTACCGGCTCCTGCCGATAGTCATTGATGGCTTCGATCGGCACCCGCCGTCGACGAGCCGTAGATGGACATCCCTATCACTTGCGCCACGTCTTTCCCTTCTTCTAATTTCTTCCTCCAATCCAGAGAGACCACTAGGTAACTACGCTTTCAGACGACCCGGTGAGACCTCTAGAAGGGATTCGAAATTCTAAGTCTCAATGAACAGTCCACTTTTTCCAGGTACTACCGGGTGGTACGACCCGGATAGAAGCTTTGACAGCTCGTGAGTGAGAACTGACGAGTCCCAAATGTAGAGATGAATAGAAAATTCGTACGTTTGAAATGTTCGTTCTGAAAAGAACGGATTGAAATTCCAGTAGGACAAGAAATCAACGGCGAAATTTTAAATGGTACTTATTTATTATTGACTCCCTATGCCGGACGCAGAGAGCGGTAAAAAAAGGGGGTGGGGTGAGGGGCTCTAACCATCGCCTCCTCTCGTGAGATCCAATGCACGAGAGTGGGCGGCTGGCGCGGCTAAGCCGAGCCAGTTGCGCACTCGCGattaatgatctccccgaagaatgatcggactggaagaagttTTGGTGCGTTACCCGTTTGGGTATTGTcacacaatctgagagaaattttaCATGACTTGAATTAAGAGTGACGATTATTATATGTGGGGAAAAGCCCGCAAGCTGGAAAAACCACAAAATCTGATCAAATATTTTATGAgagaaaagtaaagaagaagagtGGAAGAGATAAAGGGGTCGAAAAATGAAATCCTTTGTTAAGACTCCtttcatgaggaagtcttttggcatcgcgtgcttGCGAAGCGGATCAAAATCATATTTCCTGAGAGAGGAGACATGTTCATAAGGTGATAGTGATGCTGATTCATAGAATTTAGtggcggtttctttgatatactctgaaatataaggtaattgaaattctctgtgaaggacCGAGTTCTTGGTATCTCCAGGAGTTTTTTTGATGCgtctgaggaatttattttgtataatctggATGTGATTGATGTTAATTTTTGACGCACCACCCCAAATTGTACAGACGTAGGTTATGATTGGCcggataaatattttgtaaactaggATTCCATATTCAGGTTTAAGATTCGGgtgtctattaataatagggcttaaacgcgagataaccttgagagctttccctttagttcCATGATATGCTGCTTACAATTAAGACGTTTATGGAGTTTACCCCCtaggtattttacggaatttttccattctatcggttcattaaacatttttggtgaaTCTATTTTGACAGGCTTTTTGACCTTAGTTATATCGTTCacgtagataataaagaatacCGGACCTAAGATGCTGCCTTGGGGCACACCCGCTCGAATGGGCTTCTCTTTTGAAAGTGTCCGGCcgattttgactgagaattttctgttagaaagataagagtttataaagaggatgattcctcttggaaaattgtaatttattaattttctgagcagTCCCACATGCCAGAtactatcaaaagctttttctacatcgaggaaaacagctccagtgtgttttcttcgattgaaatttaagctaattgCTTCGGTAAGcttgagcatcatgtgctgcgtagagtgaccttttttaaaaccgtattgttgtgatttaaggatgctgttttcctcgaggtgatagtttacgcgagtgagtattattttttcaaagattttgctcatTGCATTACAAAGACTAATGGGCCTGTAGCTGGTAGGATGATatggatccttgccttttttctgaaaaactaatatGTGATTGAAATTATCGGTGCTTGGGATTCTAAGAAAATCGGAGACAATTTGTTCACATTCCGCAATGTGCTGAGGTTCGGATGGTTCGCCTGGCCCATCTGAGTCTATAAGCGGAgtcgatttgaaagatttagtctctaagatagtctgagagatttgggtccttttcaaggtccttttagtagTCCTTTTAAGATTGGTGCGACAGTAATATAAAGTTCCTTTTGTAtacgtcacgtaccgggcgggcagagttatttacagtagttggccgtcactaacccgactctccctttttaaatttctcttcaaattattaaaaactttttttgattgatgaattttctcattatacttatttataattataacttatatactaatacaGGGTGCGCCTTCTAGGCAGGACCTATTTCAATGTTGAATAACTCCGCCATTTTTCAGCCGATTTTGACAAATCAGCCAGATTTTGAAACGTCTATTGTGAAACTGCCATTGTAGACATGGATCGATTTACGCCACAAAAGCGGGGTGAAATTGTAGCGCTGTACATTGAAAGCAATCGTTCAACTGTGAAAACTGTAATTTGGGTGATTTGGACTGGCCTCCTCGTTCGCCGGATTTGATGGCACCGGACTTTTTTATGTGGGGCTACTTAAGAGTAAGGTGTATGCCAGCAAACCGAAgacaattgaagaactaaaagcTAATATCACAGCAGAAATTGTTGCTATGACGCCCCAAATGTTGTCAAATACAATGCAAAATGCTCAAAAAAGAACTTCTTTTTGtgtgtattaattccaattttaagcatttgaaaaaaagtttgatatctgaaatcatcgaaacccgtagattccgaattattatgttttaggctgttaactatgaaatttgaaaaatctacttctaaattttaatccaaaagcttaacaaaggacccttgagtattggctactctattgatatagcctctctgcttgttatttatgatcgaattcttatttcaatttcagcttctctgtttgttatttatcatcgcatttctatttcaattccggaaaggacattttaaagccttaaaaacatttaaaagagctacctggacctttgaatatatctacctgagtgcctgcggagaacctctctgagcttctctgattATATAGAATCTTTAGTATATACTTCCCGGCGCCGCGGAAAAGTGCAGTCGCGGAAAAGCCACCCTCACTTTAAAAGAATCGCGGGGGTGTACGCGGAAAAACTCGCCTTTAAAAAAGGGATGCTGAGCCTGAAACGGCATTGGGGGGCTCGCTGGCGAGCGAGGGCGGTCCAGATTCGTACTGGGCGCGGGACTAGGAATTATATTCTTAGCCCCTGGCGTTTGTGGAATCTGTATTCTGATCCATTCGCATGGACTGGTGGTTATACCATACAGTTCTGATATGATAGGTCAGAATAAAGGCGTTCTCTCTCGTTTCAAAGAGATTGTAGGGGCATCGCTGCGTGCACTAGCCGAAGAGTTCCTTACGCAGCTAAGAGTTCATAAATAACTTCACTGTGAGTTGAGTTTGTCCTCCAGTAAGCATTTATTTTCTCCTACGTGAAAATAAGCAGTATCGAAAAAGGGGTAGCTATTGTATTGTTTAGTAAAAGTTAAGATACTTGT comes from the Belonocnema kinseyi isolate 2016_QV_RU_SX_M_011 chromosome 6, B_treatae_v1, whole genome shotgun sequence genome and includes:
- the LOC117175242 gene encoding cytochrome b5-like isoform X1, producing the protein MSKVYSALEISRHNCEKDIWIVIDGGVYDLTKFLKEHPGGEEVLLNLAGQDGTKCFAEIGHSGEATALRETFKIGVISYLPSITPGTIETTTLPISDDDGDDDKDWKYEEPTKESSPYLPIFISISILMYAIILYYLIY
- the LOC117175242 gene encoding cytochrome b5-like isoform X2; the protein is MSKVYSALEISRHNCEKDIWIVIDGGVYDLTKFLKEHPGGEEVLLNLAGQDGTKCFAEIGHSGEATALRETFKIGVISYLPSITPGTIETTTLPISDDDGDDDKDWKYEEPTKESSPYLPIFISISILMKSH